Part of the Neisseria leonii genome is shown below.
AGCTGCAAAGTGTACCAATGGCTGATCTGCATATTTCGGCAGTAACGCACGCCGAATTAATGTATGGCTTGGCCAAAAAGCCCGATGCAGTCAAACTGCACCGCGCCGTGCATGAGTTGCTGCTGCGCGTCAGCGTATTGCCGTTTGATGATCAAGTAAGTACCCATTACGGAAACTTTAAATCACAGGCCGAACAAGCGGGTAAAAGCCTTGCTCCTTTGGATATGATGATTGCCGCACACGGTTCGGCAGTAGGCGCGGTATTGGTCAGCAACGATGCCGCTTTTCAAAAAATAGCCGGTTTGAACGTAGAAGATTGGACCAAGTCCTAAACTTCTCTTAAAACCAACCCCGTCTTGAATTCCTTTCAGACGGCCTTAAAAGACCGATTAACCGAATATATTACACAAGGAACCCACATCATGGCATACAGCGACAAAGTCATCGACCATTACGAAAACCCGCGCAATGTCGGCTCGTTCGACAAAGACGACCAAGATGTCGGCACCGGCATGGTGGGTGCGCCCGCCTGCGGCGACGTGATGAAACTGCAAATCAAAGTGAACGAAGCGGGCGTTATCGAAGACGCGAAGTTTAAAACCTACGGCTGCGGTTCGGCCATCGCCTC
Proteins encoded:
- a CDS encoding type II toxin-antitoxin system VapC family toxin, translating into MIYLLDTNMVSHILRQQPNVMAKLQSVPMADLHISAVTHAELMYGLAKKPDAVKLHRAVHELLLRVSVLPFDDQVSTHYGNFKSQAEQAGKSLAPLDMMIAAHGSAVGAVLVSNDAAFQKIAGLNVEDWTKS
- the iscU gene encoding Fe-S cluster assembly scaffold IscU — protein: MAYSDKVIDHYENPRNVGSFDKDDQDVGTGMVGAPACGDVMKLQIKVNEAGVIEDAKFKTYGCGSAIASSSLITEWVKGKSLDEAMAIKNSEIAEELELPPVKVHCSILAEDAIKAAISDYKKKKGA